In one Silene latifolia isolate original U9 population chromosome 10, ASM4854445v1, whole genome shotgun sequence genomic region, the following are encoded:
- the LOC141607740 gene encoding uncharacterized protein LOC141607740, translating into MSSDSARPKATLQMILAQRRKRATGGAPKPGSKRKNESSLDAEAACSKKPATSSDSVPVEITPLASLPPEDREVSTPKGPNAPLPEMTLKLPEGFGRSRAFGHWPYLERLLLPGPRSSLEKRPLKEMADLEAEHAFESLQISLLIREKLTKLEDDVSLLQTEKRELLDQLDEERKEKAGLRGEADSVHISLKESEERLAQVLEVNNSLTAENKVLKEKKANLSKALTDAAACSSWEMKIACIREFQEGKHLSWDLEEEERLFADSFPEKVDLGILSDFEIDALEEDDGFSAAEEEEVQGGTHTADNLVPEGNSVVQPAPGNVPAPAAEVERVVLD; encoded by the exons atgTCGTCTG ATTCTGCTAGGCCCAAGGCTACTTTGCAAATGATATTGGCTCAGAGGAGGAAGAGGGCCACTGGAGGTGCCCCCAAGCCTGGCTCTAAAAGAAAGAACGAGTCCTCTTTGGATGCCGAGGCTGCTTGCTCGAAAAAGCCTGCTACTTCTTCTGACTCGGTGCCTGTTGAAATTACTCCTCTTGCATCGCTGCCTCCTGAGGATAGGGAAGTTTCCACTCCCAAGGGCCCTAATGCTCCCCTCCCCGAAATGACTTTGAAGCTCCCAGAAGGGTTTGGCAGGTCCAGGGCCTTTGGTCACTGGCCTTACTTGGAACGCTTGTTGCTTCCTGGTCCTCGTTCGTCGCTGGAGAAGAGGCCCCTAAAAGAGATGGCGGATTTGGAAGCTGAGCATGCCTTTGAG TCGCTGCAGATATCTCTCCTTATTAGGGAGAAACTTACTAAGCTGGAAGATGACGTAAGCCTCCTGCAGACGGAAAAAAGGGAGCTTCTTGATCAGCTGGATGAGGAGAGAAAGGAAAAGGCTGGTCTTCGAGGGGAGGCTGACTCAGTGCACATCAGCCTGAAGGAGTCTGAGGAGCGGCTTGCTCAAGTGCTGGAGGTTAACAACTCTCTGACTGCTGAGAACAAGGTCTTGAAAGAGAAGAAAGCCAATCTATCCAAGGCCCTGACTGATGCTGCCGCTTGCTCTTCCTGGGAGATGAAGATTGCTTGCATCAGGGAGTTTCAAGAGGGGAAGCACCTGTCTTGGGATCTGGAAGAGGAAGAAAGGCTGTTTGCTGACTCTTTTCCCGAGAAGGTTGATTTGGGAATATTGTCGGATTTTGAGATTGACGCCTTGGAGGAGGACGACGGCTTCTCTGCTGCCGAGGAGGAAGAGGTTCAGGGAGGAACCCACACAGCTGACAACCTGGTTCCAGAGGGCAACTCTGTTGTTCAGCCTGCTCCTGGAAATGTTCCAGCTCCTGCTGCAGAGGTGGAGCGTGTTGTGCTGGACTGA